The Myripristis murdjan chromosome 6, fMyrMur1.1, whole genome shotgun sequence sequence TCTCCAGTCTGATCCAAACCTTGTGAATGGATCCTGGCCTGTTCTGATGCTTGTCTGAGCTCTTACCTCCATCTTGGGCACCATGGCCAGTGGTCATGTGATCACAGCTACTCTGATCTTCAGGGAAAAAGTGGGGCAGCTCCCTGCTCATCTCCACCACTGGCTGATCAGGCAGGAAATCCAGACAGTCGAGAGCTGCACAGAGCCACTCGTCTTCCCTAAGGGGCGAGGAGGATTAAAACAGTGTCAACATGCTCAAAATCTACAGTAAAATTATGATGCTTTCCAATACTAGTCTTAATTCTCTTTGGCccgtttactacaatttccccacaatTTACATTCCAACAAAGCATTTTGCCAATCATGTGAGAaccatctgcattttttttagtgcacCTTTTATTGGAACTTTGGAAATTGATttaaagtagaaccaacaaattAGAAACAGGTTCCTCATGTCATCTTGGCTGACAGTTCATTGTTGAAGGTTCCACAATCAGTCATTGATCATTCgacatgattttaaaatgtagtgaagtacaaaaCTCACAGGAAATCCAGTCAGTCAAATCATAGAAACATATAAGTGTTTCAGCCAAacatatgaatttttggttgaaacacccaccttataatgttctgcttctgtggcaaacaaaagacatcaccattcataaaccacagaacatgGTGATTGGCTGTGTACTGTTTCACTCCGCCCGATTTTAAGtcgtcaaaacacaacagtgctgctgctttgaggaaaactcatgtggaggacttcatTACAGTGACTGAATACTGGtgtaaagaaagtttgaagtctttgaaggttcattttcatcgtagtggaatgaatggaaaccaccAGCTGGATGAagggtaggaaaaatgatactgggGTTGTGCAGAAATGTtaagtatatacatatacataagtATATAGAATTTATATACATTGTGTAGTTTTGTTGAGGACTGGCTGAGTGAACAAGTAACCTCAcctaaacaattaaaaacagcaaatcaaGTGCAGTGAGCATAGAGCCAAACATACTGAGAGTCCCTGAACACTTTGAGGATCTGCCTGTCCAGGTGGTTGCTGCTGTAGATCAGATCTGGGTTGTtgtgaggaggggagggagacgaggaggaggaggaggaggcctggCTGCACTGAAGCACTCCATCCAGCAGGGGGAGCTCCACCAGCTTCAGCAGCCTGAGCAGGGTCTGCTGCTGCCACACCTCGTCTACCACTGGGGAGGTGCGGTTAAAGTAAGAGCACTGTACTTCCATTTTAGAAGAATGGCCAAATTGTGAGGAAATGTGGTcaataaacaagcaaaaacaaaacacgctGCTAACATGTGATGCATGGCTGGCTTACATGATTGTGGTAATGTGGAATCTGTCTTTAACCTGCTGGGACTCAGACTCTCAACAAGGGTTTCCGACGACTGGCTGATGTTGCCAAGAGCCTCCAGTTGGTTGGCCTTTGCTGTAATCCCCATCTGAGTGGATCTGACAGGGGTGCACATCTGAACATGTGAACACTTAGGAAGCACCTGCTGTTCCtgcctaaaaaaaataaataaaaattaaaaaatgcagttgAAAGCTTATACTGCAAGCTTTTTTCAAAGTATTTAGCTGTGCAATGTTGCACTATTTATAAAGTAAAGCAGAGAGTCTGTATTAGAGGTGAGGGCTCCATTAGGCTTCTATCTACACACCAAAATAGAGTAGAAATGGGCACATCAAGGTATTTCATCTGGTTTTATTTCGCAACACTTGACCACAGCACTTTTTTTCCTGACCCTTTATGATTAATTTCAAACAAGAACTGCTTCTtgaaacatgacagaacatgatcAATCAGCTCAGTTGTCCTGCTTACTGAACATCAGCAGGATGATTGTAAAAACCAGCTGATGTGTGTCACTTTGGCCGGCCAGGACATCCAATATTAACAACCATGAAGCTGCACTAAGATGCAGATGATGAATTTGATGAATTTTTCCTGCATACCTGTCTGAGGGAACACCAGAGAGGAGTTTCTGGAGTCCATGTGTGAGCACACCCCTCTCCAGCTCATCAActgaaggggtgtgtgtgttcaggaacCTGTGAAATAACACAACATGCAGGTCCAGTTATACAACTGGACTTACAGGCCACATTGATGTCTGTCAGAAAAagaacatcatcattttccctGGCATGATGAAGGAAGGATTGTCAGACAAACGGAAGAACAACGTTTTGGAAAGGGTAGGTGTCTGACCTGTAGAGTGCGCTCTTGCTGTCTTGAAACACATTCTGTTTCTTTATCTTCCCAAACACTTTGGTCCCCACTGCCTCAAACACCTGACAGTCTAACAGGACCTGGCACATGGACAGCACTGCCCTTCGTGAAATATCAGCACCtttagttaaaataaataaatttcataaCAGCATGAATACCATTCTACCAGCTGACTGATGCACTTTACCAGGATACATAACAGATTACTCCTGCTCAAGAAAATCTGATTAAGTCAAAGTATGACAGCGTGCCATGTCAGTTATGGAGGTAGACTAATTTCCATGCAttaccaccatcatcatcatgtaaCTGTCTCTAAATTATCACGCGCAAACTTTAcaactacaaaacaaaatgctacaTGCTGTAAACACTgcctcatctcacacacaccttccaagCCCTTGACATGGGTGATATGATCTGCCAGCACATCCACAGCCTCTGAACCGAGGAAACAGTCACTGTGGGACTTGAAGAGGACTCGTCGATGCTCCACCTTCACCGCAGACCTGAGATGGGAGATGAGGCCACTCCAGAAGGACGGAGACTGGGCTGGCTTACTAACCACTCCAtatgctggacacacacacacacactcatgataCATTGGGCAGGAgtgaaagtaactaattacatttactcaccttcctgtaattgagtagtattttgtgtacttgtacatttgagtattttatttaaaatcagtTGTTTTACTTGTATTTAAGTACATGtttgcttgagtattgtacttaaatacattttaaaatcgTATCCATTACAGAGTAGAAATGaacaatgacagattgtggaaccttcaACAATGAACAGTCAGCCCAGATGACAAGAGGAACCTGCTGCtacttttgtcatttccaaacttCCAATAAGAGGTGCATTAAAAAATTGAAGATGTagtgacagtacttctacttgactAGAAATTTACAGTACTCTCTCCACCACTGCCAGGGGTAATCTGATTACCACAGGGCCTGTTCCTTTCAGTGGCTGCGAGaataaggggggaaaaacagtTGGGGCTACAGCATGAGGAGCTTTGAGGGATGGAGGTTGGACAAAACTAAGGGGAAGACATGAAATCACTCACTTAGGAGAAGGAGGTAGGAATTACAGAATAAAAattatgaaaggaaaaaaaatggggcCAAAGCGTTTGAGCAGCAGTTAATAGTATTGATTATGATTGATGATCACCTCTGGAGAGtgttttgtaaataaagtataaTTTTTGAGTCTTGAGAGTCTGCCATGCTCACGGCCGCCTACGCTGCAACACGTTGATGGTGTGTATGAATTACCTGCAGGACGCACACACAACTTCTCTGCAAGGTTCAAGGCAGCGACTCTCTCCCTGACTGAGGCCATTCTCCCGGCTGATGAAGGCGATCCTCTTCTTcacatgtgtttatgtgcggTGGCGACCAACAGGTGACGGCAATTAAAGGAAATCACACCTTGTTAATGTTTACATGTCCTGGCAGAGGAGAGAGCGGGTCCCTGCGGCCGGTGCTGCGTCTGAGTGCAGGTGCAATTTCAACATTCAGCCACAAGATGGCAGCAGCAGGTAAGCAGCACTGTGCTCTTACTATCTGACAGAGCTGCGGTGTGGGTCGCCTGGCTTGTGTGTTACAgttatgaatatgaaataaagTCATTCACCTgtgcacacactgaaaaca is a genomic window containing:
- the LOC115360094 gene encoding DEP domain-containing protein 7-like isoform X1, which encodes MASVRERVAALNLAEKLCVRPAAYGVVSKPAQSPSFWSGLISHLRSAVKVEHRRVLFKSHSDCFLGSEAVDVLADHITHVKGLEGADISRRAVLSMCQVLLDCQVFEAVGTKVFGKIKKQNVFQDSKSALYRFLNTHTPSVDELERGVLTHGLQKLLSGVPSDRQEQQVLPKCSHVQMCTPVRSTQMGITAKANQLEALGNISQSSETLVESLSPSRLKTDSTLPQSLVDEVWQQQTLLRLLKLVELPLLDGVLQCSQASSSSSSSPSPPHNNPDLIYSSNHLDRQILKVFRDSQEDEWLCAALDCLDFLPDQPVVEMSRELPHFFPEDQSSCDHMTTGHGAQDGGRGGGDHPGLLPSSLAQCKMLLYRTLATHYSQSDRAPLLPQHMTDVYTAITDMLVNGKPDKALEALQLCLKLLPPSCREELHRLLTFVALAANPHGIKLDKEMENRWAVKKSFSRAILHSRTLSKEKEDLMMVFMLSNTQELFKIPGALHKAVSDVLASVVDKSHRDVPGLTFCQQVSSGTLAGFSKTTTNQELRALLQSIHLDPKISAKQRKRLLGQFYQAHPEIFHQYWGDSAVSVL
- the LOC115360094 gene encoding DEP domain-containing protein 7-like isoform X2; translation: MASVRERVAALNLAEKLCVRPAAYGVVSKPAQSPSFWSGLISHLRSAVKVEHRRVLFKSHSDCFLGSEAVDVLADHITHVKGLEGADISRRAVLSMCQVLLDCQVFEAVGTKVFGKIKKQNVFQDSKSALYRFLNTHTPSVDELERGVLTHGLQKLLSGVPSDRSTQMGITAKANQLEALGNISQSSETLVESLSPSRLKTDSTLPQSLVDEVWQQQTLLRLLKLVELPLLDGVLQCSQASSSSSSSPSPPHNNPDLIYSSNHLDRQILKVFRDSQEDEWLCAALDCLDFLPDQPVVEMSRELPHFFPEDQSSCDHMTTGHGAQDGGRGGGDHPGLLPSSLAQCKMLLYRTLATHYSQSDRAPLLPQHMTDVYTAITDMLVNGKPDKALEALQLCLKLLPPSCREELHRLLTFVALAANPHGIKLDKEMENRWAVKKSFSRAILHSRTLSKEKEDLMMVFMLSNTQELFKIPGALHKAVSDVLASVVDKSHRDVPGLTFCQQVSSGTLAGFSKTTTNQELRALLQSIHLDPKISAKQRKRLLGQFYQAHPEIFHQYWGDSAVSVL